In Polaromonas sp. JS666, one genomic interval encodes:
- a CDS encoding ABC transporter ATP-binding protein encodes MNLPASPGDGYLRTDQLVKRFDGVVAVDDVSLFIQKGEIFALLGSSGCGKSTLLRMLAGFEKPTSGSVILDGVDIASFPPYERPINMMFQSYALFPHLNIWDNIAFGLKREGMPKAEIEARVQEMLKLVQLEAFAKRKPHQLSGGQQQRVALARSLAKKPQLLLLDEPLGALDKKLRERTQFELVNILESVGVTCVMVTHDQEEAMAMASRIAVMSHGRVLQVGTPKEIYEHPNCRFVADFIGNVNLMEGELTADEADHCEVTTGYGVVNVGHGISGTQGMLVAVAVRPEKIHISKTRPDVTVNLFSGKVREIAYFGSYNTFIVDMKGEGGQSRTIKITETNTTRHEGSVITWDDPVFFWWDDSAPVVLTQ; translated from the coding sequence ATGAATCTACCCGCGTCACCTGGCGATGGCTACCTACGGACTGACCAGTTGGTCAAGCGCTTTGACGGCGTGGTGGCCGTGGACGACGTCTCGCTGTTCATTCAAAAAGGCGAAATTTTTGCGCTGCTCGGTAGCTCCGGCTGCGGAAAATCAACGCTGCTGCGCATGCTGGCCGGCTTTGAGAAACCGACCTCCGGTTCGGTCATCCTGGATGGGGTGGACATCGCCTCGTTTCCGCCCTACGAGCGGCCCATCAACATGATGTTCCAGTCGTACGCGCTGTTTCCTCACCTCAACATCTGGGACAACATTGCCTTTGGCCTGAAGCGAGAGGGAATGCCCAAGGCAGAGATCGAAGCACGTGTGCAGGAGATGCTCAAGCTGGTGCAACTGGAAGCTTTTGCCAAACGCAAGCCGCACCAGCTCTCGGGCGGCCAGCAGCAGCGCGTGGCCCTGGCGCGCAGCCTGGCCAAGAAACCGCAACTGCTGCTCCTGGACGAGCCGCTGGGCGCGCTCGACAAGAAGCTGCGGGAGCGCACGCAATTTGAACTCGTCAACATCCTGGAGTCGGTGGGCGTCACCTGCGTCATGGTGACCCATGACCAGGAGGAAGCCATGGCCATGGCTTCCCGTATTGCCGTCATGAGCCACGGCCGGGTGCTGCAGGTGGGTACGCCGAAGGAGATCTACGAGCACCCGAACTGCCGTTTTGTGGCCGACTTCATTGGCAACGTCAATTTGATGGAGGGTGAACTCACGGCGGATGAAGCGGACCATTGCGAGGTAACGACCGGGTACGGCGTGGTGAACGTGGGACATGGCATCAGCGGTACCCAGGGCATGTTGGTTGCCGTTGCCGTGCGTCCCGAGAAAATCCACATCTCCAAAACCCGGCCTGACGTCACCGTCAACCTGTTCAGCGGCAAGGTGCGCGAAATCGCCTATTTCGGCAGCTACAACACGTTTATTGTGGACATGAAGGGGGAGGGCGGCCAAAGCCGCACCATCAAGATCACGGAAACCAACACCACGCGGCATGAAGGCAGCGTGATCACCTGGGATGACCCGGTCTTTTTCTGGTGGGATGACTCGGCACCGGTGGTGCTGACCCAATAA
- a CDS encoding ABC transporter permease subunit: MKIPSWLQFNPGRRFVIGVPYVWLLLFFVLPFLIMLRISVTDMGNGVDPFAPLVEAVSGSWRVMLRYANYVSIFHDAGQGADSGWGNTIYMEGYETSLKYALFTTVSCLVIGYPFAYFIARSRPSIRPALLMLVMLPFWTSFLLRVYAWKGILADQGVLNNLLLALGIIDEPMVMLYTNVSMLVGMTYVYCPFMILPLYANLVKMDFRLLEAAHDLGASAWKAFWLITVPLSKSGIIAGSMLVFIPSVGEFVIPSLLGGAENIMIGRVVWDEMFSSNNWPRAAALAVVMILLILVPLAFYYRASAARDAHGES, from the coding sequence ATGAAAATCCCCTCCTGGCTCCAGTTCAACCCCGGGCGGCGCTTTGTCATCGGCGTGCCCTACGTCTGGCTGCTGCTGTTTTTTGTGCTGCCTTTCCTGATCATGCTGCGCATCAGCGTGACGGACATGGGCAATGGCGTGGATCCTTTTGCGCCGCTGGTGGAGGCCGTGTCGGGCTCCTGGCGTGTCATGCTGCGTTATGCAAATTACGTTTCCATCTTTCACGACGCAGGGCAGGGGGCCGATAGCGGATGGGGTAACACCATCTACATGGAGGGCTACGAGACCTCCCTGAAATACGCCTTGTTCACCACAGTGTCGTGCCTGGTGATTGGCTATCCGTTTGCCTATTTCATTGCCCGGTCGCGGCCCTCCATTCGCCCGGCCTTGCTGATGCTGGTCATGCTGCCTTTCTGGACCTCGTTCCTGCTGCGCGTCTATGCGTGGAAGGGGATCCTGGCCGACCAGGGCGTGCTCAACAACCTGCTGCTGGCGCTGGGCATCATCGATGAACCCATGGTGATGCTCTACACCAATGTGTCCATGCTGGTCGGCATGACCTATGTGTATTGCCCCTTCATGATCCTGCCGCTCTATGCCAACCTGGTGAAGATGGATTTCCGCCTGCTGGAAGCGGCCCATGACCTGGGGGCCAGCGCCTGGAAGGCGTTCTGGCTGATCACCGTGCCGTTGAGCAAATCCGGCATCATTGCCGGCTCCATGCTGGTCTTCATTCCCAGTGTGGGTGAGTTCGTCATTCCCTCGCTGCTGGGCGGCGCCGAAAACATCATGATCGGCCGCGTGGTCTGGGACGAAATGTTCAGCAGCAACAACTGGCCGCGCGCGGCGGCCCTGGCCGTCGTGATGATTCTGCTCATCCTGGTGCCTTTGGCCTTTTACTACCGTGCAAGCGCCGCGCGCGATGCTCACGGAGAATCGTGA
- a CDS encoding ABC transporter permease, whose translation MRSLWRFAENQVGRLWLGAVYLFLYIPLFFLIVFSFNSTRQDGVFTGFSLRWYEALLADSRLVEGFFLSLKVALITGTLSVVLGSFAAFVLVRYLRFTGRTLFYGMVNAPLVMPEVIIGLSLLLLMVAVQRAVGWPDRGFITIVTGHTLLGMAYATVVIQSRLSEMDRSLEEAAMDLGCRPMQVFFLVTLPNIAPALVSAWLLTFTLSFDDVVISEFLSGPGVTTLPQVIFSYARRGVNPSIYAAATILIAVVSLGIITYSIYVMRRQKRLDREISAAARLEQSFPDPARAG comes from the coding sequence ATGAGAAGCCTGTGGCGCTTTGCAGAAAACCAGGTGGGCCGGCTCTGGCTGGGCGCGGTCTATCTGTTCCTCTACATCCCGCTGTTCTTCCTCATCGTCTTTTCTTTCAACAGCACCCGTCAGGATGGCGTGTTCACCGGCTTTTCCTTGCGCTGGTATGAGGCCCTGCTGGCAGACTCCCGTCTGGTCGAGGGATTTTTCCTGTCGCTCAAGGTGGCGCTGATTACCGGCACGCTGTCGGTGGTACTGGGCAGCTTTGCCGCGTTTGTATTGGTGCGCTACCTCCGCTTCACGGGGCGCACGCTGTTTTACGGCATGGTGAATGCGCCGCTGGTGATGCCCGAAGTCATTATTGGGCTGTCTTTGTTGCTGCTGATGGTGGCTGTGCAGCGCGCGGTGGGTTGGCCCGACCGGGGCTTCATCACCATCGTGACCGGCCACACGCTGCTCGGCATGGCTTATGCCACGGTCGTGATCCAGTCGCGCCTGAGCGAGATGGACCGCTCGCTGGAGGAGGCCGCCATGGACCTGGGATGCCGGCCCATGCAGGTTTTTTTCCTGGTGACCCTGCCCAATATTGCACCGGCCCTGGTCTCGGCCTGGCTGCTGACCTTTACCCTGTCATTTGACGACGTGGTGATCTCGGAGTTTTTGTCAGGCCCGGGCGTGACGACCTTGCCCCAGGTGATTTTCAGCTACGCGCGCCGTGGCGTGAACCCGTCCATCTATGCGGCTGCGACTATCCTGATTGCCGTGGTTTCGCTGGGCATCATCACGTACAGCATCTATGTGATGCGCCGGCAGAAACGGCTGGACCGTGAAATCAGTGCGGCGGCTCGACTTGAACAGAGCTTCCCCGACCCCGCCCGGGCAGGGTAG
- a CDS encoding DMT family transporter has product MNRLVAYTCLALSMSLVGSYVALSKPLVVVLPVFLLAWLRFGIGGTAMLHWLKKPIEETPMSSQTRRLLFLESFLGNFMFSICMLFGVSMTSAVAAGVIMASIPAAVALMSWLFLRERIGLRVWSAVACAVIGIGLVSLSKNELPAPGHIGSAGDIASKTSWLGNLLLVGAVLCEAAYAVIGKKLTGVLSPKRITALINLWGFALITPLGLWMAWSFDFARVETSSWLLLLFYSLAASVWTVWLWMTGLKTIPANQAGVFTVMLPVSAAAVGVIVLGETLNGTQMGAFAIALAGVVLATLPGRGRGSSVQVEPPH; this is encoded by the coding sequence ATGAATCGCCTTGTGGCCTACACCTGCCTCGCGCTCAGCATGTCTCTCGTGGGCAGCTATGTGGCGCTTTCCAAACCCTTGGTGGTCGTCCTGCCGGTCTTCCTGCTGGCCTGGCTGCGCTTTGGCATCGGCGGCACCGCCATGCTGCACTGGCTCAAAAAACCGATTGAAGAAACACCCATGAGCAGCCAGACGCGACGCCTGCTATTTCTGGAGTCCTTCCTGGGTAACTTCATGTTTTCCATCTGCATGCTGTTTGGCGTCAGCATGACCAGCGCGGTCGCGGCAGGCGTCATCATGGCCTCCATCCCCGCGGCCGTGGCCCTGATGAGCTGGCTGTTCCTGCGCGAGCGCATTGGCCTGCGGGTGTGGAGCGCGGTGGCCTGCGCGGTGATCGGCATCGGCCTGGTTTCGCTATCAAAAAATGAGCTTCCTGCACCCGGGCATATTGGGTCAGCAGGCGATATTGCATCAAAAACATCGTGGCTGGGCAACCTGCTGCTGGTAGGCGCCGTGCTGTGCGAGGCGGCCTATGCCGTGATCGGAAAAAAACTCACCGGCGTGCTCAGCCCCAAGCGCATCACCGCACTCATCAACCTGTGGGGCTTTGCCCTGATCACGCCGCTGGGGCTGTGGATGGCCTGGAGCTTCGACTTTGCCCGTGTGGAGACCTCCAGCTGGCTGCTGCTGCTGTTTTATTCACTGGCGGCCAGCGTGTGGACGGTGTGGCTGTGGATGACCGGGCTGAAGACCATCCCCGCCAACCAGGCCGGTGTATTCACGGTGATGCTGCCCGTCAGCGCCGCAGCAGTGGGTGTCATCGTGCTGGGCGAAACACTGAACGGCACCCAGATGGGCGCATTCGCCATTGCATTGGCCGGCGTGGTGCTGGCTACCCTGCCCGGGCGGGGTCGGGGAAGCTCTGTTCAAGTCGAGCCGCCGCACTGA
- a CDS encoding gamma-glutamylcyclotransferase family protein, whose translation MSPQPLRHVFVYGTLRRGEERDINCLKPAPRWVGHASVAGILHHLGAYPGLVLGGQGLVRGEVYEITPELERQLDEIEEVWPQQSGEYIRREVLVALDPPPDHRPPDELADQSSDQLADQSGHHLSQPRQDGPGTVVCLLYEIAPGRIHGKPVIVGGDWTQARAERKR comes from the coding sequence ATGTCACCACAGCCTCTGCGTCATGTCTTTGTTTACGGCACCCTGCGCCGGGGTGAAGAGCGCGATATCAATTGCCTGAAGCCTGCGCCGCGATGGGTGGGGCACGCGAGTGTGGCGGGCATCTTGCACCATCTGGGCGCCTATCCTGGTCTGGTCCTGGGCGGTCAGGGCCTGGTTAGGGGGGAGGTGTATGAAATCACGCCTGAGCTGGAACGGCAACTCGATGAAATCGAGGAGGTCTGGCCCCAACAGAGTGGCGAGTACATCCGGCGCGAGGTGCTGGTGGCGCTTGATCCCCCACCGGACCATCGACCGCCCGATGAATTGGCGGATCAATCGAGCGATCAATTGGCCGATCAATCGGGGCATCACCTGTCGCAGCCACGGCAAGACGGCCCGGGCACGGTGGTCTGCCTTCTTTATGAAATTGCCCCCGGGCGCATCCATGGCAAGCCGGTGATTGTGGGCGGCGACTGGACGCAGGCCCGGGCTGAGCGCAAGCGCTGA
- the aceA gene encoding isocitrate lyase — translation MPQTLTEQLSRDQQISALEKDWATNPRWKGIKRGYSAADVVRLRGSFPIEHTLARRGAEKLWNILHSEPYVNCLGALTGGQAMQQVKAGVKAIYLSGWQVAADNNTYSAMYPDQSLYPVDSVPKVVETINNTFRRADEIQHSKGIDAGDKGYIDYFAPIVADAEAGFGGVLNAFELMKAMIKAGAGGVHWEDQLASVKKCGHMGGKVLLPTRESCQKLIAARMAADVCGVPTLVIARTDAEAADLLTSDYDEIDKPFLTGERTAEGFYKTRKGLEQAVARANAYAHYADLVWCETGTPDLDFARKFADAVHKVHPGKMLAYNCSPSFNWKKNLDDATIAKFQRELGAMGYKYQFITLAGIHSMWYNMYDLSQDYVKRGMTAYIEKVQEPEFAARDRGYTFVSHQQEVGTGYFDEVTTAIQGGKSSVTALTGSTEEEQFH, via the coding sequence ATGCCACAGACCCTCACTGAACAATTGAGCCGCGACCAGCAGATTTCCGCCCTCGAAAAAGACTGGGCCACCAACCCGCGCTGGAAAGGCATCAAGCGCGGCTACAGCGCCGCCGACGTGGTTCGCCTGCGTGGCTCGTTCCCGATCGAACACACGCTGGCCCGCCGTGGTGCCGAAAAGCTGTGGAACATCCTGCACAGCGAGCCTTATGTCAACTGCCTGGGCGCGCTCACCGGCGGTCAGGCCATGCAGCAGGTCAAGGCCGGCGTGAAGGCCATCTACCTGTCGGGCTGGCAGGTTGCCGCTGACAACAACACCTACTCGGCCATGTACCCGGACCAGTCGCTGTACCCGGTGGACTCGGTGCCCAAGGTGGTGGAAACCATCAACAACACTTTCCGCCGTGCCGACGAAATTCAGCACTCCAAAGGCATTGATGCCGGCGACAAAGGCTACATCGACTATTTCGCCCCCATCGTTGCAGACGCTGAAGCCGGGTTTGGCGGCGTGCTCAATGCTTTTGAGCTGATGAAGGCCATGATCAAGGCCGGGGCCGGCGGCGTGCATTGGGAAGACCAGCTGGCGTCCGTCAAGAAGTGCGGCCACATGGGCGGCAAGGTGCTGCTGCCGACGCGCGAGTCCTGCCAGAAACTGATCGCCGCGCGCATGGCGGCCGACGTGTGCGGCGTGCCTACCCTGGTGATTGCACGTACCGACGCCGAGGCAGCCGACCTGCTGACCTCCGACTATGACGAGATCGACAAGCCTTTCCTGACGGGTGAGCGCACCGCCGAAGGTTTCTACAAGACCCGCAAGGGCCTGGAGCAGGCTGTTGCCCGCGCCAACGCCTATGCGCATTACGCCGATCTGGTGTGGTGTGAAACCGGCACGCCTGACCTTGACTTCGCCAGGAAGTTTGCCGATGCCGTGCACAAGGTCCACCCCGGCAAGATGCTGGCCTACAACTGCTCGCCTTCGTTCAACTGGAAGAAGAACCTGGACGATGCCACCATCGCCAAGTTCCAGCGCGAACTCGGCGCGATGGGCTACAAGTACCAGTTCATCACGCTGGCTGGCATTCACTCCATGTGGTACAACATGTACGACCTGTCGCAAGACTACGTCAAGCGCGGCATGACGGCCTACATCGAGAAGGTGCAGGAACCCGAGTTCGCAGCGCGTGACCGCGGCTACACCTTTGTGTCGCACCAGCAGGAAGTGGGCACCGGTTATTTCGATGAAGTGACCACGGCGATCCAGGGCGGCAAGTCCAGCGTGACCGCATTGACCGGCTCTACCGAAGAAGAGCAGTTCCATTGA
- the thrS gene encoding threonine--tRNA ligase gives MIQITLPDASKREYPQAVTVAEVAASIGAGLAKAALGGKVDGKVVDTSYLIEKDSALSIITAKDADGLELIRHSTAHLLAYAVKELFSEAQVTIGPVIENGFYYDFAYKRPFTPEDLAAIEKRMTELAAKDEPVTRRVLPRDEAVAHFKSIGEHYKAEIIASIPANEDVSLYREGTFEDLCRGPHVPSTGKLKFFKLMKVAGAYWRGDHRNEMLQRVYGTAWATKDELQQYLTMLEEAEKRDHRKLGKELDLFHIDDHAPGLVFWHPKGWTIWQGVEQYMRKVYQDNGYQEVKGPQVIDKTLWEKTGHWDKYRDNMFTTESEKREYALKPMNCPGHILIFKQGIKSYRDLPLRYGEFGQCHRNEPSGGLHGIMRVRGFTQDDGHIFCTEEQILKECVDYTTLLQKVYTDFGFKNIIYKVATRPDARIGSDESWDKAEQALIESLRASGCEFEISPGEGAFYGPKIEYTLKDAIGRQWQCGTMQVDFSMPERLDAEYVGEDGARHRPVMLHRAIVGSLERFIGILIEEHAGALPTWLAPIQVSVLNITDSQAEYAREVAKTLQNQGLRVNLDLRNEKITYKIREHSLQKLPYILVVGDKEKAAGAVAVRARGNKDLGVMSIEAFAQQIASDIAQKA, from the coding sequence ATGATTCAAATAACGCTTCCCGATGCATCCAAACGCGAATATCCCCAAGCCGTCACCGTGGCCGAAGTGGCCGCGTCCATCGGTGCTGGCCTGGCCAAGGCTGCCCTGGGTGGCAAGGTCGATGGCAAGGTGGTCGACACGAGCTACCTGATCGAGAAAGACAGCGCGCTGTCCATCATCACGGCCAAGGATGCCGATGGGCTGGAGCTGATCCGCCACTCGACGGCGCACTTGCTGGCGTATGCGGTCAAGGAGCTGTTTTCCGAGGCGCAGGTCACCATCGGGCCGGTGATTGAAAACGGGTTTTATTACGACTTTGCCTACAAGCGTCCTTTCACGCCGGAAGACCTGGCGGCCATTGAAAAACGCATGACCGAGTTGGCGGCCAAAGACGAACCGGTGACGCGCCGTGTGCTGCCGCGCGATGAAGCCGTGGCGCACTTCAAGAGCATTGGAGAGCATTACAAGGCCGAAATCATTGCCAGCATCCCTGCCAATGAAGATGTGTCGCTGTACCGGGAGGGGACGTTTGAAGACCTGTGCCGCGGCCCCCACGTACCCAGCACCGGCAAGCTGAAATTCTTCAAGCTCATGAAAGTGGCTGGCGCCTACTGGCGCGGCGACCATCGCAACGAGATGCTGCAGCGTGTCTACGGAACGGCGTGGGCCACCAAGGACGAACTGCAGCAGTACCTGACGATGCTGGAGGAAGCCGAAAAGCGCGACCACCGCAAGCTGGGCAAGGAGCTGGACCTGTTCCATATCGATGACCATGCGCCTGGCCTCGTGTTCTGGCACCCCAAGGGCTGGACGATCTGGCAGGGCGTGGAGCAGTACATGCGCAAGGTCTACCAGGACAACGGCTACCAGGAGGTCAAGGGCCCGCAGGTCATCGACAAGACCCTGTGGGAAAAGACCGGCCACTGGGACAAGTACCGCGACAACATGTTCACGACCGAGAGCGAGAAGCGCGAGTACGCGCTCAAGCCGATGAACTGCCCCGGCCACATCCTGATTTTCAAGCAGGGTATCAAGAGCTACCGCGACCTGCCGCTGCGCTACGGTGAATTCGGCCAGTGCCACCGCAATGAACCCTCGGGCGGGTTGCACGGCATCATGCGGGTGCGCGGCTTCACGCAGGATGACGGCCATATTTTTTGCACGGAAGAGCAGATCCTCAAGGAATGCGTGGACTACACGACCTTGCTGCAAAAGGTCTACACCGACTTCGGCTTTAAAAACATCATCTACAAGGTCGCTACCCGGCCCGACGCCCGCATTGGCTCTGACGAGAGCTGGGACAAGGCCGAGCAGGCCCTGATCGAAAGCCTGCGCGCTTCAGGCTGTGAATTTGAAATCTCCCCGGGCGAGGGCGCGTTTTACGGCCCCAAGATCGAGTACACGCTGAAAGATGCGATTGGCCGGCAGTGGCAGTGCGGCACCATGCAGGTCGATTTCTCCATGCCGGAGCGTCTGGATGCCGAGTATGTGGGCGAGGATGGCGCCCGCCATCGCCCGGTGATGCTGCACCGCGCGATTGTGGGCAGCCTGGAGCGATTCATCGGGATTTTGATCGAGGAACACGCTGGTGCGCTGCCAACCTGGCTGGCGCCGATTCAGGTTTCGGTGCTCAATATCACCGATTCCCAGGCTGAATATGCCCGGGAAGTTGCCAAAACGCTGCAAAATCAAGGGCTTAGGGTCAACCTTGACCTGCGCAATGAGAAAATTACGTATAAAATACGGGAGCACTCCTTGCAAAAGCTGCCTTACATCCTTGTCGTTGGCGACAAAGAGAAGGCGGCTGGAGCCGTAGCAGTGCGCGCCCGGGGTAACAAAGACCTTGGAGTAATGTCCATCGAAGCGTTTGCCCAGCAAATTGCCTCCGACATTGCACAAAAAGCCTGA
- the infC gene encoding translation initiation factor IF-3, translated as MRTIATEFRDRRHREERKHRLNREIMAPEVRLTGPDNEPLGIVSIMEALRLAGEADVDLVEISPTAVPPVCRLMDYGKFKYAEQKKAAEAKSKQKVIEIKEIKFRPGTDDGDYNIKLRNIKRFLEEGDKCKITLRFRGREITHQELGLALLARIRDELADLIVVEQFPKLEGRQMVMMIAPGRKKPGAGKPAAETASTPSVA; from the coding sequence ATTAGAACCATCGCTACTGAATTTCGTGACCGCCGTCACCGCGAAGAACGCAAGCATCGCTTGAACCGTGAAATCATGGCCCCTGAGGTGCGCCTCACAGGGCCCGACAATGAGCCGCTGGGCATTGTCAGCATCATGGAGGCCTTGCGCCTGGCCGGTGAGGCCGACGTAGACCTGGTCGAGATATCGCCTACGGCGGTGCCGCCGGTGTGCCGGTTGATGGACTATGGCAAGTTCAAGTACGCCGAGCAGAAGAAGGCGGCTGAAGCGAAGTCCAAGCAAAAAGTGATCGAGATCAAGGAAATCAAATTCCGGCCCGGCACTGACGATGGGGACTACAACATCAAATTGCGCAACATCAAGCGCTTTTTGGAAGAGGGCGACAAGTGCAAGATTACCCTGCGCTTTCGCGGTCGCGAGATCACGCACCAAGAGCTGGGCCTGGCCCTGTTGGCGCGTATTCGCGATGAGCTGGCAGATTTGATTGTGGTGGAGCAGTTCCCCAAGCTTGAAGGCAGGCAGATGGTCATGATGATCGCGCCAGGCCGCAAGAAGCCCGGTGCGGGCAAACCGGCAGCTGAAACGGCTTCGACGCCGTCCGTAGCCTGA
- the rpmI gene encoding 50S ribosomal protein L35 has product MPKMKTKSGAKKRFRVRPGGTVKRGQAFKRHILTKKTTKNKRHLRGAVTVHETNMGHMAQMLPGQGI; this is encoded by the coding sequence ATGCCCAAAATGAAGACCAAGAGCGGCGCTAAAAAGCGTTTCCGCGTTCGTCCTGGTGGCACCGTCAAGCGCGGCCAAGCCTTCAAGCGTCACATCCTGACCAAGAAGACCACCAAAAACAAACGCCATCTGCGTGGTGCGGTGACTGTTCATGAGACCAATATGGGTCACATGGCACAGATGCTGCCAGGCCAGGGCATTTAA
- the rplT gene encoding 50S ribosomal protein L20 → MPRVKRGVTARARHKKVLALAKGFRGRRGNVFRIAKEAVMKAGQYAYRDRRTKKRVFRQLWIARINAASRSFGMTYSQFANGLKKAGIEIDRKVLSDMAIHDSAAFGAIVEQVKAKLAA, encoded by the coding sequence ATGCCTCGCGTCAAACGTGGTGTAACGGCTCGCGCCCGCCACAAAAAAGTTTTAGCCCTTGCAAAAGGTTTCCGCGGCCGCCGCGGTAATGTCTTCCGCATCGCTAAAGAAGCGGTGATGAAGGCCGGGCAATATGCCTACCGTGACCGCCGTACCAAAAAGCGCGTGTTCCGCCAGTTGTGGATCGCCCGTATCAATGCTGCCAGCCGTTCATTCGGCATGACGTACAGCCAGTTCGCCAATGGCCTGAAAAAAGCCGGCATCGAGATTGACCGCAAGGTTCTGTCCGATATGGCCATTCACGACAGCGCCGCTTTCGGCGCCATCGTCGAGCAGGTGAAAGCCAAGCTGGCTGCCTGA
- the pheS gene encoding phenylalanine--tRNA ligase subunit alpha: protein MNHPDALHELVSSAQASFAQATTPADLENAKAQFLGKSGRVTELMKGMAALSVEEKKSRGAAINLAKQAIEAALNDRRQALANAELEKQLKAEALDVSLPGRQRAQGGLHPVSLTLERIEAIFGSMGFDVAQGPEIETDWFNFTALNTPEDHPARSMHDTFYVEGGTEAAPNLLRTHTSPMQIRYAVQHVKKHRALIDAGGRMPEIRVIAPGRTYRVDSDATHSPMFHQCEGLWIGENVSFKDLKFVFTDFCRTFFESNDLVLRFRPSFFPFTEPSAEIDIQFQTGPLAGRWLEVAGSGQVHPNVVRNMGLDPEKYIGFAFGMGPDRLTMLRYGVNDLRLFFDGDIRFLSQFQS from the coding sequence ATGAATCATCCTGATGCCCTCCACGAACTGGTCAGCAGCGCCCAAGCCAGTTTTGCGCAGGCCACCACGCCCGCCGACCTGGAAAACGCCAAGGCGCAGTTTCTCGGTAAATCGGGCCGCGTCACCGAGTTGATGAAAGGCATGGCCGCCCTCAGCGTGGAAGAAAAGAAATCCCGCGGTGCCGCCATCAACCTGGCCAAGCAGGCCATTGAAGCGGCTCTCAATGATCGCCGGCAAGCGCTCGCCAACGCCGAACTCGAAAAGCAGCTCAAGGCTGAAGCCTTGGACGTGAGCCTGCCGGGCCGCCAGCGCGCACAGGGCGGGCTGCATCCGGTGTCGCTCACGCTCGAGCGCATCGAGGCCATTTTTGGCTCCATGGGGTTTGACGTGGCGCAGGGCCCGGAGATTGAGACCGACTGGTTCAATTTCACCGCACTCAACACGCCGGAAGATCATCCGGCGCGCTCCATGCACGACACGTTTTATGTCGAAGGCGGCACCGAAGCCGCGCCCAATTTGTTGCGTACCCACACCAGCCCCATGCAGATCCGCTATGCGGTCCAGCATGTCAAGAAGCACCGCGCGCTCATTGACGCGGGCGGCCGGATGCCGGAGATTCGTGTCATTGCGCCGGGCCGCACCTACCGCGTGGACAGCGACGCCACGCATTCGCCGATGTTCCACCAGTGCGAAGGCCTGTGGATCGGCGAAAACGTGAGCTTCAAGGACCTGAAGTTCGTGTTCACCGATTTTTGCCGCACCTTCTTTGAGAGCAACGACCTGGTGCTGCGCTTTCGCCCCAGCTTTTTCCCGTTCACCGAACCCAGCGCTGAAATCGACATCCAGTTCCAGACAGGCCCGCTGGCCGGCCGCTGGCTGGAAGTGGCCGGCTCCGGCCAGGTGCACCCGAACGTGGTGCGCAACATGGGGCTGGATCCCGAGAAATACATCGGCTTTGCCTTTGGCATGGGCCCGGACCGCCTGACCATGCTGCGCTACGGTGTGAATGACCTGCGCCTGTTCTTTGACGGCGACATCCGCTTCCTGTCCCAGTTCCAGTCATAA